The Nicotiana tomentosiformis chromosome 2, ASM39032v3, whole genome shotgun sequence genome includes the window ACGAATGGAGCTTCCAACTTGAAGGGGTCCGAGCTCGGCATAGCACTGACcacgccttcgggagaaaccctaaggcaggccataagaacTATTCCTTTGACTAACAATGATGTGGattatgaagctttgattgcagggctctaATTGGCTCGAGGACTAGACTCTGAGGTCAAAGAAATCAAGTGTGACTCCCAGTTAGTGGTAAACCAGGTGTACGGGATCTTCGAAGCCAAAGAGAaatgcatgcaacaatacgtaATGAAGGTCCAGACTCTGCTTGATCGGTTCCGGGAATGGTCAATTacgcatatcccgagggaagagaatgcagaagcagatgcactATCTAACCTTGGATCGTCCACAAAGATGAAAGGATTGGAATCTGGTACGGTAGCAAAGCTTATGCATTCGGTATTGGACGCAGATAGCTATTACGAGGTTAACgcgactaatttggtctgggtTTGGAGAAACAAAATTATTGACTACCTCGAGCACGGGAAATTTCTGGAAGATCCTAAGGCATCTCGGGCACTGTGCACTAAAGCAGCTCGATACAGCTTCAAGGGGGTCAATTGTACAGAAGATCTTTCCAAGGCCTAttggcccgatgtttgggagcctccgaagctaattatgttatgcgagaagtccatgaagggatcTGTGAAAATCACGCATCCGCATATTCCTTATTATTAAAATTGATTAGGGCATGATACTATTTGCCCcagatggaacaagacgccaaagcttatgctcaaaaatgtgataaatgtcaatgaTACGCACTATTGGTACATCAATCGGCAAAGCCACAGCACTCAATTTTGTCACCATGGTCGtacatgaagtggggaatggatgtcGTCGGACCACTGCCACCGGCCCCCGATAAGGTAAGATttattttgattttaactgactatttttctaagtgggttgaagcaagtccttatcagaagatcggtaaacgtgaagtggtggatttcttgtgggagaacataatttgcaaATTTGAGATaacaaaagagatagcatgcgacaacgGGCCGcaatttataggcgcaaaggtcacaaagttccttgaatACTTGAACATCAAGAGGGTCACTTCGTCACCCTATCATCCGAGCACAAACGGCCACGAAGAAACAACGAACaaggtgattatacaaaatctcaaaaagagattggaagcagctaAAGGTAAATGGCCCGAAGAGCTGCCAGGTGtactatgggcataccgaacaaatGGCAAATCGAGCACGGGGGAGACTCTTTTCTCTCTTGTGTATGGGGCAGAAGCCCttatcccggtggaagtaggagaacctaCCCTGAGGTATTTTCGGGCAAACGAAGAAGCAAATAatgaagcaatgttagtcaaTTTGGAGCTGCTCGAGGAACGCAGGAACTTGGCGTATATAAGGATGGCAGCCCAAAAGTAGAGATtagagagatattacaatcgaagagccaacctctgttatttcaaagtagaagacttggttttaaggaaagtaactcaaaacacccagGAGCTCAATGCGGGAAAGCtgggtccaacatgggaaggcccctacagGGTTTCAGTTGTCACCGAGAAAGGGTCATACGAGttagaaaatcaagatggagaaaatttcccaagcaactggaacgtggcacacctcaagagatactaTTGCTGATAAACATCGtatgtactgaaagtatgtgctacactctttttccctttgtctagtttttgtcccaattggatttttctggtaaggtttttaacgaggcagtaaCAAAAAGCATATTACGAAGGAAGCTTCTGCAGTAGTAGTAAGACCTTTAAATGAAAAGGCACACAAGCAAAGAACCACTACAAAgcggttagatagtcttttgctcgatagcaaagttcctaccgGGAAGTAAAATTTGCTGTCGAACAGagattacccgaccgttcacaagtgcaagcCATTGGGGGATTGTTCGATAATCTTTGGcacgatagcataaattcctaaggggaagtgaagtttgCTATCGAATtaaagattatctagcaattcactagtggaatcctcGAAGAAGCAAAACTTCTagtgttcaaattcgcattcttcgcattctaACATTGGAGGGAGTGATAAAAGGATACGGCAACAATGACTACCACGTCGATCGAAATACGAAAATTGGAAACATCATtatatcatcgggaccggggacggCGTGATCAGCCCCGtaaaaacaagttgtacaagttagccacaagaaatggcaatttctttttagcacaatGAATGTTtttgtacttttgaaaatggaagaaataaagtaaagtccttttatttctatcttgtttcttgtctgaacaataaatttattttatcatttttctcCTCATGATGTACATAGCATATGTTTTTTTAACAATGAGGGAAGCTGCTCGGCGTTGAAGTTCTTCTTTAAGCTGGCCAACCTCATCAGAAAGGTTG containing:
- the LOC104108208 gene encoding uncharacterized protein — protein: MKVQTLLDRFREWSITHIPREENAEADALSNLGSSTKMKGLESGTVAKLMHSVLDADSYYEVNATNLVWVWRNKIIDYLEHGKFLEDPKASRALCTKAARYSFKGVNSSPYQKIGKREVVDFLWENIICKFEITKEIACDNGPQFIGAKVTKFLEYLNIKRVTSSPYHPSTNGHEETTNKVIIQNLKKRLEAAKGKWPEELPGVLWAYRTNGKSSTGETLFSLVYGAEALIPVEVGEPTLRYFRANEEANNEAMLVNLELLEERRNLAYIRMAAQK